One segment of Methanobrevibacter wolinii SH DNA contains the following:
- the tfe gene encoding transcription factor E: MLDNPLVEMLIRSIIDNPNEKPKKGDEDKDNIQIVEYLNDGVTTDEEIAEKTGIKLNTVRKILYKLYDAGLASYKRSKDPETQWFTYDWKFEPEEVNKKVEESLNDIIKELKEITENEENNLFFKCPDYHTRFDFADACEMGFTCPECGEELIEDDNSEMIKQLKDDIEKYEEILSDFEKNK; this comes from the coding sequence ATGCTAGACAACCCATTAGTAGAAATGTTAATAAGATCAATTATTGATAATCCAAATGAAAAACCTAAAAAAGGGGATGAAGATAAAGACAATATCCAAATTGTTGAATATCTTAATGATGGAGTTACAACTGATGAAGAAATTGCAGAAAAAACTGGCATAAAATTAAACACTGTAAGAAAAATACTTTACAAACTTTATGATGCAGGACTTGCAAGTTATAAACGAAGTAAAGATCCTGAAACCCAATGGTTCACTTATGACTGGAAATTTGAACCTGAAGAAGTAAATAAAAAAGTTGAAGAAAGTCTTAACGATATAATTAAAGAACTTAAAGAAATTACTGAAAATGAAGAAAATAATTTATTCTTTAAGTGTCCAGATTATCATACACGATTTGACTTTGCAGATGCATGTGAAATGGGTTTTACATGTCCAGAATGCGGAGAAGAATTAATTGAAGATGATAATAGTGAAATGATTAAACAACTAAAAGACGATATTGAAAAATATGAAGAAATACTAAGTGACTTTGAAAAAAATAAATAA
- a CDS encoding coenzyme F420-0:L-glutamate ligase, producing the protein MAEKKPEYKYGKTNNGLEYKYTIDEDYRVIPIETNYIKPNESLDTLLEKVYPLIENEDYLVIAETPVSVSQGRLVDESEYKPGLSAKFLAGFWSKYLWGYILGPLLGIKKRTIKNLRRLPKQTAAHKQVVLDLYGWKHALKPASEAGIDLSNSPGTYVSLLPENPQKVTEELSKKIKDKTDKNVNVMIIDTDATYKRNGKYFTGLPTAIEGIESNKGAWGYTLGQLSENVGSTPLGSSKKLSVEKALKIANTDERYQKSLETCMETIHSAKKVLNTESNEDSISVETLNSITHTPAVIIRKN; encoded by the coding sequence ATGGCAGAAAAAAAACCAGAATACAAATATGGCAAAACAAATAATGGTTTAGAATATAAATATACAATCGATGAAGATTACAGAGTAATACCTATAGAAACTAACTATATTAAACCAAATGAAAGTTTAGATACACTTTTAGAGAAAGTTTATCCATTAATAGAAAATGAAGATTATTTGGTAATTGCAGAAACACCAGTTTCAGTATCACAAGGAAGACTTGTTGACGAATCAGAATATAAACCTGGATTAAGTGCTAAATTTCTTGCAGGATTTTGGAGTAAATATCTTTGGGGATATATTTTAGGACCTTTACTTGGGATTAAAAAAAGAACAATTAAAAATCTTAGAAGATTACCTAAACAAACTGCAGCACATAAACAAGTTGTTCTTGATTTATATGGATGGAAACATGCATTAAAACCAGCTTCAGAAGCAGGAATCGATTTAAGTAATTCACCTGGAACTTATGTATCCCTTCTTCCTGAAAACCCACAAAAAGTTACAGAAGAATTATCTAAAAAAATCAAAGATAAAACAGATAAAAATGTTAATGTTATGATAATAGATACTGATGCAACATATAAAAGAAATGGAAAATATTTTACAGGACTCCCTACTGCAATTGAAGGTATTGAATCAAATAAAGGAGCATGGGGTTATACTTTAGGACAATTATCTGAAAATGTTGGTTCAACCCCTCTTGGGTCAAGCAAAAAATTAAGTGTTGAAAAAGCATTAAAAATAGCAAACACAGATGAAAGATATCAAAAATCTCTTGAGACATGTATGGAAACAATACATAGTGCTAAAAAAGTATTAAATACTGAAAGTAATGAAGATAGCATTAGTGTTGAAACTTTAAACTCAATTACTCATACACCTGCAGTAATAATTAGAAAAAATTAA
- the ftsZ gene encoding cell division protein FtsZ, with translation MKFIDDAIKESEQRNEDKKSSTTINSDLDQELVDTISQSKTNIFVVGAGGAGNNTISRLSEIGIEGAKTVTVNTDAQDLFYSRSDDKVLLGRKTCGGLGAGGEPDIGEECAEESEDELRTKLEGADMVFVTCGLGGGTGTGSAPIIAKIAKKLGALTVSVVTLPFSAEGVRRRENAEKGLEKLQNASDTVIVIPNDKLLEVAPNLPLNKAFMVSDEILGRAVKGITELITKKGLISLDFADIRSVMKGSGMAMIGMGESDSSERALESVHEALSSPLLDIDISDAQAALVNITSSTDLTLQEAEKIVQIVGDKLSPNANIIWGTQIDESLQNTVRTTVIVSGIKPYDFSDNNSDDEESENAPSESNESEEDDPLSQFIDGVF, from the coding sequence GTGAAATTTATAGATGATGCGATTAAAGAATCCGAACAAAGAAATGAAGATAAAAAATCTTCTACTACTATTAATTCTGATTTAGATCAAGAATTAGTAGATACAATTTCTCAAAGTAAAACTAATATTTTTGTTGTTGGTGCTGGTGGTGCTGGTAATAATACTATTTCTAGATTAAGTGAAATAGGTATTGAAGGTGCTAAAACTGTAACTGTAAATACTGATGCACAAGATTTATTTTATAGTAGATCTGATGATAAAGTCCTTTTAGGTAGAAAAACTTGTGGTGGACTTGGTGCTGGTGGAGAACCAGATATCGGTGAAGAATGTGCTGAAGAAAGTGAAGATGAGTTAAGAACTAAACTTGAAGGTGCAGATATGGTATTTGTAACTTGTGGTTTAGGTGGAGGAACTGGTACTGGTTCTGCTCCAATTATTGCAAAAATTGCTAAAAAATTAGGTGCATTAACTGTATCTGTTGTAACTTTACCATTTTCTGCTGAAGGTGTTAGAAGAAGAGAAAATGCAGAAAAAGGTTTAGAAAAATTACAAAATGCTTCTGATACTGTAATTGTTATTCCTAATGACAAATTACTTGAAGTAGCTCCTAATCTTCCTTTAAATAAAGCTTTCATGGTTTCCGATGAAATTTTAGGTAGAGCAGTTAAAGGTATCACTGAATTAATTACTAAAAAAGGATTAATCAGTCTTGATTTCGCAGATATTAGAAGTGTAATGAAAGGTTCTGGAATGGCAATGATTGGTATGGGAGAATCTGATTCTAGTGAAAGAGCTTTAGAATCTGTTCATGAAGCTTTAAGCAGTCCTTTATTAGATATTGATATTTCTGATGCTCAAGCTGCATTGGTTAACATTACAAGTAGTACTGATTTAACTTTACAAGAAGCTGAAAAAATTGTTCAAATTGTTGGAGATAAATTATCCCCTAATGCAAACATCATTTGGGGTACTCAAATTGATGAAAGTTTACAAAATACAGTTAGAACAACAGTTATTGTTTCTGGTATAAAACCATATGATTTTTCAGATAATAATTCTGATGATGAGGAATCTGAAAATGCACCCTCTGAATCAAATGAAAGTGAAGAAGATGATCCATTAAGTCAATTTATTGATGGAGTATTCTAA
- a CDS encoding protein translocase SEC61 complex subunit gamma produces MSVQESFDKFAKESKRVLRVARKPDSEEYFNFAKVTGIGIILIGVIGFVIVMIGQLIGL; encoded by the coding sequence ATGTCAGTTCAAGAATCATTTGATAAATTTGCTAAAGAGTCTAAAAGAGTTCTTAGAGTAGCTAGAAAACCAGATAGTGAAGAATATTTCAACTTTGCTAAAGTTACTGGTATTGGTATTATTTTAATTGGTGTTATTGGTTTTGTTATTGTTATGATAGGTCAACTCATTGGTTTATAA
- a CDS encoding transcription elongation factor Spt5, with protein sequence MEDNENSIYALKTSAGQERNVARLLATRTRETQGTDTYIGIESIIVPESLKGYILVESSTKIDMRNPAMKINHLRGVVEGTGASNIISFEEVKRFLKPEPIISNIHKGSIVELISGPFKGERAKVVRIDESREEVVLELIEAAVPIPVTVEADQIRIIQKEAD encoded by the coding sequence ATGGAAGATAATGAAAATTCCATTTATGCTCTCAAAACATCAGCAGGTCAAGAAAGAAATGTAGCAAGATTATTAGCTACTAGAACACGTGAAACTCAAGGTACTGATACTTATATTGGTATTGAGTCAATTATTGTTCCTGAATCTTTAAAAGGCTATATTTTAGTAGAATCATCTACTAAAATAGATATGAGAAACCCTGCAATGAAAATAAATCATTTAAGAGGGGTTGTTGAAGGAACTGGTGCTTCTAATATTATTAGTTTTGAAGAAGTTAAAAGATTCCTTAAACCAGAGCCAATTATTTCTAATATTCATAAAGGAAGTATTGTTGAGCTTATTTCAGGTCCATTTAAAGGTGAAAGAGCAAAAGTTGTACGTATAGATGAGTCTCGTGAAGAAGTAGTTCTTGAGTTAATTGAAGCTGCAGTTCCGATTCCTGTTACTGTTGAAGCAGATCAAATAAGAATCATTCAAAAGGAGGCTGACTGA
- a CDS encoding 50S ribosomal protein L11, with translation MPKDTVEVLIEGGSATPGPPLGPAIGPFGINMMQVVEEINEKSADFKGMKVPVKITIDSESKEFEIEIGTPPTTSLVMEELNIDKAAHEPGTEVAADLSVEQAFKIARMKFDSLLANDYKAGTKEVMGTCVTMGITVDGKDPRDAQKALDAGEYDSVFEQ, from the coding sequence ATGCCAAAAGACACAGTAGAGGTCCTTATTGAAGGTGGAAGTGCCACCCCAGGACCACCATTAGGCCCAGCAATTGGTCCTTTCGGTATTAATATGATGCAAGTTGTTGAGGAAATCAATGAAAAAAGTGCTGACTTTAAAGGTATGAAAGTTCCAGTAAAAATAACCATTGATAGTGAATCAAAAGAATTTGAAATTGAAATTGGTACACCTCCAACAACTTCTCTTGTTATGGAAGAACTCAATATCGATAAAGCTGCTCATGAACCTGGTACTGAAGTTGCTGCAGATTTATCTGTAGAACAAGCTTTCAAAATTGCTAGAATGAAATTCGATTCATTACTTGCAAATGATTACAAAGCAGGTACTAAAGAGGTTATGGGTACTTGTGTAACTATGGGTATTACTGTTGATGGTAAAGATCCTAGAGATGCTCAAAAAGCACTTGATGCTGGAGAATACGATAGCGTATTCGAACAATAG
- a CDS encoding 50S ribosomal protein L1 has product MTQDMIEAVKKAKEQSKPRNFTESIDMIINVKDLDVKKPENRFEEEVTLPNGRGKEVKIGVIADGELTVQAKNAGVALVINKAELEELGKNRKKAKKMANSIDFFIAQADMMPLVGRFLGPVLGPRNKMPKPVPANVKLEPLLGKLQNTIKVGIKQQPSIQLIIGTQDMADEQIAENIEAVLAILDRHLEKGRKQIKSMFIKTTMGSVVRVI; this is encoded by the coding sequence ATGACACAAGATATGATTGAAGCGGTGAAGAAGGCTAAAGAACAATCCAAGCCGAGGAACTTCACTGAGTCTATTGACATGATTATTAATGTCAAAGACTTAGATGTCAAAAAACCAGAAAATAGGTTTGAAGAAGAAGTTACTCTCCCTAATGGACGCGGTAAAGAAGTTAAAATTGGTGTTATTGCTGATGGGGAATTAACTGTTCAAGCTAAAAATGCTGGTGTAGCTCTTGTTATCAATAAAGCTGAATTGGAAGAACTTGGAAAAAACAGGAAAAAAGCTAAAAAAATGGCTAATTCCATTGATTTTTTCATAGCTCAAGCTGATATGATGCCACTTGTTGGTAGGTTTTTAGGTCCAGTACTTGGTCCTCGTAATAAAATGCCAAAACCTGTTCCAGCAAATGTTAAATTAGAACCTTTATTAGGTAAATTACAAAATACTATTAAAGTTGGTATTAAACAACAACCTTCAATTCAACTTATTATTGGAACTCAAGATATGGCTGACGAGCAAATAGCTGAAAATATTGAAGCTGTTCTTGCAATCTTAGACCGCCACTTAGAAAAAGGTAGAAAACAAATTAAATCCATGTTTATTAAAACAACTATGGGTTCAGTAGTGAGGGTGATTTGA
- a CDS encoding 50S ribosomal protein L10 — protein MAHVAEWKKEEVKEIEDLINSYDVVGVVDLLNIPARQLQEMRKSLSNHAVIRLSKKNLINLAFEDCNKSKENIVNLSEFLTGQPALIFTDMNPFRLYKILEDNKTDAPAKAGSVASEDIVVPKGDTGFEPGPFLGELQQIGAPAKIDKGKIVVDKDSVVVEAGEVVSQQIAGVLTRLGIKPMEVGIDLHAVYEEGSVYKADVLAIDEEETIAKVQDAYIKAFNLSVFAGIPTKETISTMIGTAHSKSVNLAVEAGILNSDTSDIIIGLANGKMLALASKLSDDALDDELSDKLANAATAAPVATEDEEAPEEEEEEEEEDAEEEAAAGLGALFG, from the coding sequence ATGGCTCACGTTGCTGAATGGAAAAAAGAAGAAGTTAAAGAGATTGAAGACTTAATTAATTCTTATGATGTTGTTGGTGTAGTTGATTTATTAAATATTCCAGCTAGACAACTTCAAGAAATGAGAAAAAGTCTTTCTAATCACGCAGTCATAAGATTATCTAAGAAAAATCTTATTAATTTAGCTTTTGAAGATTGCAATAAATCTAAAGAAAACATTGTAAATCTTTCTGAATTCTTAACAGGACAACCTGCATTAATTTTCACTGATATGAATCCTTTCAGATTATATAAAATCTTAGAGGATAATAAAACTGATGCTCCTGCTAAAGCAGGTAGTGTTGCTAGTGAAGATATTGTTGTACCTAAAGGTGATACTGGTTTTGAACCAGGTCCATTCTTAGGTGAGTTACAACAAATTGGTGCTCCTGCTAAAATTGATAAAGGAAAAATTGTAGTTGATAAAGACTCTGTTGTTGTAGAAGCTGGAGAAGTTGTTTCTCAACAAATCGCTGGAGTTTTAACTAGATTAGGTATTAAACCTATGGAAGTTGGTATTGATTTACATGCTGTTTATGAAGAAGGATCTGTTTATAAAGCAGATGTTCTTGCAATAGATGAAGAAGAAACTATTGCTAAAGTACAAGATGCATATATTAAAGCATTTAATTTATCTGTCTTCGCTGGTATACCTACTAAAGAAACTATTTCAACTATGATTGGTACTGCTCACAGTAAATCTGTTAATCTCGCTGTTGAGGCAGGAATACTCAACTCTGATACTTCCGATATTATCATAGGTTTAGCTAATGGTAAAATGTTAGCTTTAGCTTCTAAATTATCTGATGATGCATTAGATGATGAATTATCTGATAAATTAGCTAATGCAGCTACTGCTGCTCCTGTAGCTACTGAAGATGAAGAAGCTCCTGAAGAAGAGGAAGAAGAAGAGGAAGAAGATGCTGAAGAAGAAGCTGCAGCAGGTTTAGGCGCTCTCTTTGGTTAA
- the rpl12p gene encoding 50S ribosomal protein P1: MEYIYAAMILHTVGNEINEENVTKILEAAGVDVDESRVKALIAALEDVDIDEAIETSAIAAAPAAAAAPAAAAEEEEEEEEEEESEEEAEEEAAAGLGALFG, encoded by the coding sequence ATGGAATATATATATGCGGCAATGATTTTGCATACTGTTGGTAACGAAATTAATGAAGAAAACGTAACTAAAATTCTCGAAGCAGCTGGTGTAGATGTAGATGAATCTAGAGTAAAAGCTTTAATCGCAGCTTTAGAAGATGTCGATATTGACGAAGCTATTGAAACTTCTGCAATCGCAGCAGCTCCTGCAGCTGCAGCAGCTCCTGCAGCAGCAGCTGAAGAAGAGGAAGAAGAAGAGGAAGAAGAAGAATCTGAAGAAGAAGCTGAAGAAGAAGCAGCAGCTGGATTAGGTGCTTTATTCGGATAA